Proteins encoded within one genomic window of Gallus gallus isolate bGalGal1 chromosome 1, bGalGal1.mat.broiler.GRCg7b, whole genome shotgun sequence:
- the FAM60A gene encoding SIN3-HDAC complex-associated factor isoform X1, translating to MIQTRARRREKREVWSSQTGVPWLFCNVAGYSWDEKMFGFHKPKMYRSIEGCCICRAKSSSSRFTDSKRYEKDFQNCFGLHEARSGDICNACVLLVKRWKKLPAGSKKNWNHVVDARAGPSLKTTLKPKKMKTLSGSRIKSNQISKLQKEFKRHNSDAHSTTSSASPAQSPCYSNQSDEGSDTEMSAGSSRTPVFSFLDLTYWKRQKVCCGIIYKGRFGEVLIDTHLFKPCCSNKKSATEKPEQEGPQSPAISTQEEW from the exons ATGATCCAGACCAGAGCGAGGAGACGGGAGAAGAGAGAGGTGTGGAGCAGTCAGACTGGCGTCCCTTGGCTCTTCTGTAACGTGG CAGGCTACAGCTGGGACGAAAAGATGTTTGGCTTTCACAAACCGAAGATGTACCGGAGTATAGAGGGCTGCTGTATTTGCAGAGCCAAGTCTTCCAGCTCTCGTTTTACTGACAGTAAACGCTACGAAAAGGATTTCCAGAACTGTTTTGG GCTCCACGAGGCCCGCTCAGGAGACATTTGTAATGCCTGTGTCCTTTTGgtgaaaagatggaaaaaattgCCAGCAGGATCCAAAAAAAACTGGAATCAC GTGGTAGATGCCAGGGCCGGACCCAGTctgaaaacaacactgaaaccaaagaaaatgaaaactctcTCTGGAAGCAGAATAAAGAGCAATCAAATCAGCAAGCTGCAAAAAGAATTCAAGCGGCATA ACTCTGATGCCCACAGCACCACTTCAAGTGCCTCCCCAGCTCAATCTCCCTGCTACAGCAACCAGTCTGACGAGGGCTCTGACACAGAGATGAGTGCTGGGTCCAGCAGAACACCggttttttcctttctagatCTCACGTATTGGAAAAg GCAAAAAGTCTGCTGTGGAATTATTTACAAAGGGCGTTTTGGGGAAGTCCTCATAGACACTCATCTCTTCAAACCTTGCTGTAGCAATAAAAAGTCTGCCACTGAGAAGCCAGAACAAGAAGGACCACAATCTCCAGCAATCTCTACCCAAGAGGAGTGGTGA
- the FAM60A gene encoding SIN3-HDAC complex-associated factor isoform X2 has product MIQTRARRREKREVWSSQTGVPWLFCNVGYSWDEKMFGFHKPKMYRSIEGCCICRAKSSSSRFTDSKRYEKDFQNCFGLHEARSGDICNACVLLVKRWKKLPAGSKKNWNHVVDARAGPSLKTTLKPKKMKTLSGSRIKSNQISKLQKEFKRHNSDAHSTTSSASPAQSPCYSNQSDEGSDTEMSAGSSRTPVFSFLDLTYWKRQKVCCGIIYKGRFGEVLIDTHLFKPCCSNKKSATEKPEQEGPQSPAISTQEEW; this is encoded by the exons ATGATCCAGACCAGAGCGAGGAGACGGGAGAAGAGAGAGGTGTGGAGCAGTCAGACTGGCGTCCCTTGGCTCTTCTGTAACGTGG GCTACAGCTGGGACGAAAAGATGTTTGGCTTTCACAAACCGAAGATGTACCGGAGTATAGAGGGCTGCTGTATTTGCAGAGCCAAGTCTTCCAGCTCTCGTTTTACTGACAGTAAACGCTACGAAAAGGATTTCCAGAACTGTTTTGG GCTCCACGAGGCCCGCTCAGGAGACATTTGTAATGCCTGTGTCCTTTTGgtgaaaagatggaaaaaattgCCAGCAGGATCCAAAAAAAACTGGAATCAC GTGGTAGATGCCAGGGCCGGACCCAGTctgaaaacaacactgaaaccaaagaaaatgaaaactctcTCTGGAAGCAGAATAAAGAGCAATCAAATCAGCAAGCTGCAAAAAGAATTCAAGCGGCATA ACTCTGATGCCCACAGCACCACTTCAAGTGCCTCCCCAGCTCAATCTCCCTGCTACAGCAACCAGTCTGACGAGGGCTCTGACACAGAGATGAGTGCTGGGTCCAGCAGAACACCggttttttcctttctagatCTCACGTATTGGAAAAg GCAAAAAGTCTGCTGTGGAATTATTTACAAAGGGCGTTTTGGGGAAGTCCTCATAGACACTCATCTCTTCAAACCTTGCTGTAGCAATAAAAAGTCTGCCACTGAGAAGCCAGAACAAGAAGGACCACAATCTCCAGCAATCTCTACCCAAGAGGAGTGGTGA
- the FAM60A gene encoding SIN3-HDAC complex-associated factor isoform X3, with protein MEVCVAGYSWDEKMFGFHKPKMYRSIEGCCICRAKSSSSRFTDSKRYEKDFQNCFGLHEARSGDICNACVLLVKRWKKLPAGSKKNWNHVVDARAGPSLKTTLKPKKMKTLSGSRIKSNQISKLQKEFKRHNSDAHSTTSSASPAQSPCYSNQSDEGSDTEMSAGSSRTPVFSFLDLTYWKRQKVCCGIIYKGRFGEVLIDTHLFKPCCSNKKSATEKPEQEGPQSPAISTQEEW; from the exons ATGGAAGTGTGTGTAG CAGGCTACAGCTGGGACGAAAAGATGTTTGGCTTTCACAAACCGAAGATGTACCGGAGTATAGAGGGCTGCTGTATTTGCAGAGCCAAGTCTTCCAGCTCTCGTTTTACTGACAGTAAACGCTACGAAAAGGATTTCCAGAACTGTTTTGG GCTCCACGAGGCCCGCTCAGGAGACATTTGTAATGCCTGTGTCCTTTTGgtgaaaagatggaaaaaattgCCAGCAGGATCCAAAAAAAACTGGAATCAC GTGGTAGATGCCAGGGCCGGACCCAGTctgaaaacaacactgaaaccaaagaaaatgaaaactctcTCTGGAAGCAGAATAAAGAGCAATCAAATCAGCAAGCTGCAAAAAGAATTCAAGCGGCATA ACTCTGATGCCCACAGCACCACTTCAAGTGCCTCCCCAGCTCAATCTCCCTGCTACAGCAACCAGTCTGACGAGGGCTCTGACACAGAGATGAGTGCTGGGTCCAGCAGAACACCggttttttcctttctagatCTCACGTATTGGAAAAg GCAAAAAGTCTGCTGTGGAATTATTTACAAAGGGCGTTTTGGGGAAGTCCTCATAGACACTCATCTCTTCAAACCTTGCTGTAGCAATAAAAAGTCTGCCACTGAGAAGCCAGAACAAGAAGGACCACAATCTCCAGCAATCTCTACCCAAGAGGAGTGGTGA
- the FAM60A gene encoding SIN3-HDAC complex-associated factor isoform X4 — MEVCVGYSWDEKMFGFHKPKMYRSIEGCCICRAKSSSSRFTDSKRYEKDFQNCFGLHEARSGDICNACVLLVKRWKKLPAGSKKNWNHVVDARAGPSLKTTLKPKKMKTLSGSRIKSNQISKLQKEFKRHNSDAHSTTSSASPAQSPCYSNQSDEGSDTEMSAGSSRTPVFSFLDLTYWKRQKVCCGIIYKGRFGEVLIDTHLFKPCCSNKKSATEKPEQEGPQSPAISTQEEW, encoded by the exons ATGGAAGTGTGTGTAG GCTACAGCTGGGACGAAAAGATGTTTGGCTTTCACAAACCGAAGATGTACCGGAGTATAGAGGGCTGCTGTATTTGCAGAGCCAAGTCTTCCAGCTCTCGTTTTACTGACAGTAAACGCTACGAAAAGGATTTCCAGAACTGTTTTGG GCTCCACGAGGCCCGCTCAGGAGACATTTGTAATGCCTGTGTCCTTTTGgtgaaaagatggaaaaaattgCCAGCAGGATCCAAAAAAAACTGGAATCAC GTGGTAGATGCCAGGGCCGGACCCAGTctgaaaacaacactgaaaccaaagaaaatgaaaactctcTCTGGAAGCAGAATAAAGAGCAATCAAATCAGCAAGCTGCAAAAAGAATTCAAGCGGCATA ACTCTGATGCCCACAGCACCACTTCAAGTGCCTCCCCAGCTCAATCTCCCTGCTACAGCAACCAGTCTGACGAGGGCTCTGACACAGAGATGAGTGCTGGGTCCAGCAGAACACCggttttttcctttctagatCTCACGTATTGGAAAAg GCAAAAAGTCTGCTGTGGAATTATTTACAAAGGGCGTTTTGGGGAAGTCCTCATAGACACTCATCTCTTCAAACCTTGCTGTAGCAATAAAAAGTCTGCCACTGAGAAGCCAGAACAAGAAGGACCACAATCTCCAGCAATCTCTACCCAAGAGGAGTGGTGA
- the FAM60A gene encoding SIN3-HDAC complex-associated factor isoform X5, which produces MFGFHKPKMYRSIEGCCICRAKSSSSRFTDSKRYEKDFQNCFGLHEARSGDICNACVLLVKRWKKLPAGSKKNWNHVVDARAGPSLKTTLKPKKMKTLSGSRIKSNQISKLQKEFKRHNSDAHSTTSSASPAQSPCYSNQSDEGSDTEMSAGSSRTPVFSFLDLTYWKRQKVCCGIIYKGRFGEVLIDTHLFKPCCSNKKSATEKPEQEGPQSPAISTQEEW; this is translated from the exons ATGTTTGGCTTTCACAAACCGAAGATGTACCGGAGTATAGAGGGCTGCTGTATTTGCAGAGCCAAGTCTTCCAGCTCTCGTTTTACTGACAGTAAACGCTACGAAAAGGATTTCCAGAACTGTTTTGG GCTCCACGAGGCCCGCTCAGGAGACATTTGTAATGCCTGTGTCCTTTTGgtgaaaagatggaaaaaattgCCAGCAGGATCCAAAAAAAACTGGAATCAC GTGGTAGATGCCAGGGCCGGACCCAGTctgaaaacaacactgaaaccaaagaaaatgaaaactctcTCTGGAAGCAGAATAAAGAGCAATCAAATCAGCAAGCTGCAAAAAGAATTCAAGCGGCATA ACTCTGATGCCCACAGCACCACTTCAAGTGCCTCCCCAGCTCAATCTCCCTGCTACAGCAACCAGTCTGACGAGGGCTCTGACACAGAGATGAGTGCTGGGTCCAGCAGAACACCggttttttcctttctagatCTCACGTATTGGAAAAg GCAAAAAGTCTGCTGTGGAATTATTTACAAAGGGCGTTTTGGGGAAGTCCTCATAGACACTCATCTCTTCAAACCTTGCTGTAGCAATAAAAAGTCTGCCACTGAGAAGCCAGAACAAGAAGGACCACAATCTCCAGCAATCTCTACCCAAGAGGAGTGGTGA